TGGCTGGGAGGTCGGGGTAAGGCTTGTGGAGCCCGGCACATTTGACCCCCAGCGGCGGGTTCGGGATGAGAGGGAATTCAGGTAGAGCGATTAGCCAATACCCAAAACCTAACGCCTAGTACCTTAAATTTTTAATTGACTTGAAAGGAGTTTTCAAATGACGGCACAACTGATTAAAGGCACAGACATTCGGGAAGAAATTTTGGAGGAGCTCAGCAAGGAAGTGGCTGAAATTAAGGAAAAGCACGGCCAGGTGCCCGGCCTGGTGACTATTCTGGTGGGGGAGAATCCGGCCTCTGTTTCCTATGTGACGCTTAAAGTGAAAACCGCTGACCGGCTGGGTTTTAAAGAGATTCAGGACAATCAGCCGGAGGATATTTCCGAAGCGGACCTGCTGGCGCTGATTGACAAGTACAACAAGGATGACTCCATCCACGGCATTCTGGTGCAGCTGCCCCTGCCGGATCATATCGACGATAAAAAGATCTTAAACGCCATTGATCCGGATAAAGACGTTGACGGGTTTCACCCGGTCAATGTCGGCCGCCTGATGATCGGCGGCTCTGAGGTCAAGTTTCCGCCCTGCACGCCGGCGGGTATCCAGGAGATGATTATCCGGGGCGGCGTTGAAACCAGCGGCGCGGAGGTCGTGGTGGTCGGCCGGTCCAATATCGTGGGGAAACCGATCGCCAACATGATGGTGCAGAAGGGCCCGGGCGCCAACTCCACCGTAACCATCGTCCACACCCGGACCAAGGATCTGGAGGGCCATTGCAAGCGTGCGGATATTCTGATCGTGGCCGCCGGCGTCCCCGGATTGGTCAAGCCCGAATGGATTAAACCCGGCGCCTGTGTCATTGATGTCGGTGTTAACCGGGTGGGTGAGAAGATCAGCGAGAAGACCGGCAAGAAAGTGGCCATCCTGCGCGGTGACGTGGATTTTGATGCGGCCAAGGAAATTGCCGGATCCATTACCCCTGTGCCGGGCGGGGTCGGTCCCATGACCATCACCATGCTGATGCGAAATACGGTCAACTCATTGAAATACAAACTCGGACTGATGAGCTAGGCCAAATTTTTTCAATTCCGATTCGATCGGATTTGAATGGGGATAAAAAAACCATGTCTTGCGCGGCATGGTTTTTTTATCCCCTGTCCCCGTGCGGCAGCCGGTTTCGCCGGGCACGGTAAATTGGTTCTGGCGATAGGACGCATAAACATGGGGTTGTTCGCATGTGAGGTCGGCGCGGTGGCCGACTCTACGATGGTTGTCCGCTGGCCCAACGCAGTGTAGCGCGGGCCACCGTGCCCGCCTTAAAATTGATAGAACAAATTCACCGTGTCTCGCAGGGGATCGTTGCTTGACATTTTGATATTTATGAAGATATTATAGCTTCTATTTTGCGAAACCATCAGATTTTGCTTATGAAAAACCGACTGATTCTGTTTATCTACGATTACAGCGGATCCTATGTAAAGCTCAAGCGATTCACCAGCGGCCATCTTTGGCTTTTGGCGGGAATTGTCCTGGCATTGGCGGCTGCCTGCAGCGTTGCTCTGGTTCATTATGCCCATTTGATTGCCGCGCATGAGGAAACCCGCGAATTAAAGCATCAGGTCACTGAACTGAAGTCTTCCCTGGCGCAGCGCGATGAACAGATTAAAGAATTCACCGTTAAAATTGATGGGCTTCAGTTAAAACTGGTAAAACTGAATCGCTATGAGCAAAAGATCCGTCAGCTCGTCGGTAAAAAGGCAGGCGGCGATAACCTAGAGGCCTATGGCATCGGCGGCACGATTTCCGAGTCGGCGGCGGCGGATTTCCTCTCATCTGAAGAATATCATCAGATAATCCGCGGCATTGATGATTCCGTTGAAAGCGTGGGTGATGCGGCGGAAGCCCAGCAGAACCAGTTTGAGGCTTTATGGAAGACACTCAGGGCATTGAAAAACCTGGAAGCCGCCACCCCCTCGATCAGACCGGTGGATGGCGGGTGGATTTCCTCCACGTTCGGCTACCGGCTCTCCCCGTTTACTGGTAAACGGGAATTGCATTCGGGTGTCGATATCGCCTGTCAAAAAGGCACGCCCATCAAAGCCACCGCCGATGGTAAGGTCGTATATGCAGGTGTTAAGGGGTTAATGGGAAAAACCGTGGTTGTTGACCATGGATTCGGAATCAAGACGCGATACGGCCATTTGAATAAAATCCGGGTCACGGACGGCCAGAAAGTTACAAGAAATGAAGTGATTGGCGAAATGGGCAGTACCGGCCGCAGCACCGGCCCGCATGTCCATTATGAGGTCCGGTTAAATGATGTGCCGGTGGATGCTGAAAAATACATGACCCGGCGTCTGGCCGAAAATTAAGCTTTCCCCTTTGCCTGCCTGCGCTTTACCTGGTAAATTAAATGTTCATCAATCCAATTCAGCAAGGACGTTGGATACATGCAGTTAAGTACGGCAACCAATAAATTTCTCCTTAAACTTTTTGGGAGCAAAAACGAGCGGATCCTCCGGCGGTATTATCCCATTGTGGATCAAATCAATGCGTGGGAGCCGCAAATCAGTGCCATGAGCGACGCGGACCTGGCCGCCCAAACCGAGCGTTTCAAGGAGCGCTATCAGGCCGGGGAAACCCTGGATGATCTGCTGCCCGAGGCGTTTGCCACGGTTCGCGAGGCCTGCTGGCGAACCCTTGAGATGCGGCATTTTGACGTGCAGCTGATCGGCGCGGTGGTGCTCCATGAAGGTTGTATCGCGGAAATGAAAACCGGTGAAGGCAAAACCCTGGTGGCCCCGATGGCCGCCTATTTAAATGCCATCACCGGCAAGGGCGTCCATATCATCACGGTCAACGACTATCTGGCCCACCGGGATGCGGACTGGATGGGGAATATCTATAAGTTTATGGGCCTAAGCGTTGGTTCCATCGTTCACGGCATGGACGATTACGAGCGCAAAGCGGCCTATAATTGCGACATCATTTACGGCACCAACAATGAATTCGGGTTCGACTATCTTCGGGATAATATGAAGTTTGACCCGGAAACCCTGGTGCAGCGCGAGCTGTATTTTGCCATTGTGGACGAGGTGGACTCTATCCTGATTGACGAGGCCCGGACCCCGCTCATTATTTCCGGCCCGGCGGAGAAATCCACCCACCTGTATTATCAGGTCAATTCCATCATCCCTTCATTGGAGGCGGAAACGGACTATACGGTGGATGAAAAGGCCAAATCCGCCATGCTCACAGAAGACGGAGTGGCCAGGACGGAGAAGCTTCTAAATGTCGACAACCTCTATGACTCTAAGAATATTGACCTGCTCCACCACGTTAATCAGGCGCTTAAGGCGCATACCCTGTTCAAGCGCGACGTGGACTATATTGTTAAAGAGGGCGAGGTTATCATTGTCGATGAGTTCACCGGCCGCCTCATGCCGGGCCGCCGGTTCAGCGAAGGCCTTCACCAGGCGCTTGAGGCCAAGGAAAAGGTCAAGATCGAAAACGAGAACCAGACACTGGCCACCATCACATTTCAGAACTACTTCCGGATGTATGACAAGCTAAGCGGCATGACCGGGACCGCGGATACAGAGGCCGCGGAGTTCAAGAAAATTTATAACCTGGACGTGGTGGTGATCCCCACGAATGAACCCATGATCCGGGAGGACCATCCGGATGTGATTTATCAGACCAAGAAGGAAAAATATGAGGCTGTTCTCGATGAAATTGCCGAGCTCTATAACAAAGGCCAGCCCGTGCTCGTGGGCACGGTATCCATTGATGTATCCGAGGAGCTAAGCCGGCGGCTGAAAAAACGCGGCGTGCCGCACAACGTGTTAAACGCCAAGAACCATGAGGCGGAGGCTGAAATCATCGCCAACGCCGGGCAGAAAGGCGTGGTGACCATCTCTACCAATATGGCCGGCCGCGGCACGGACATCAAACTTGGCGAGGGCGTGGTTGAGCGCGGCGGCCTGCATATCCTGGGCACCGAGCGCCACGAGAGCCGCCGGATCGATAACCAGCTGCGGGGCCGCTCCGGCCGGCAGGGCGATCCCGGTTCTTCGCGGTTTTATCTTTCCCTGGAAGATGACCTGCTCCGGATTTTCGGCGGAGAGCGGATCTCCGGGTTTATGGACCGGCTGGGCATGGAGGAAGGCGAGCCGATTCAGCACAAGATGATATCGCGCGCCATTGAAAACGCCCAGAGCAAGGTGGAAGGGCATAATTTCCAGATCAGAAAACAGCTTTTGGACTTTGACGATGTCATGAATCAGCAGCGCGAGATGATTTACGAACATCGCCAGCAGGCCCTGGGCAAGGAAAGCCTGCGTCCGGTGATTGAAGAAATGATCGGGGAGAAGGCTGATGATATCGTAAACACCTATTCCGATGAGAAGATGCCGGTCACGGAGTGGGATCTCAAGGGCATGCGCGATGCGGTGTTTGAACAGTTTAATATGCGGGTAAACATCAATCCGGATTCAGTGGAAGGTCTGGCTCCGGAGAAGGTGGCGGACTGGATTCAGGATGAGGCCGTCCGGGCGTATGAGGAAAAACGGGCCACCATTGGGGCAAAGGATTTCCGGGAAATCGAGCGGATCGTAATGCTCCAGACCGTGGATAACCTCTGGAAGGATCACCTCCTGTCCATGGATCACTTAAAGGAGGGAATCGGGCTGAGGGGCTATGCCCAGCAGGATCCGCTGATGGCCTATAAAAAGGAAGCCTATGAAATGTTTCAGGATCTGATCTACCGGATCAAGGAGGAGACCTTAAAGATCCTGTTCCGGATCCAGATCTCCGAGCCAAGTGAGGTTTCTGAACTGGCCCAGCCCGAGGAGCAGGAGATGAACTTCTCCCACGGCGAGGCGGGGCAGCAGAAAAAGAAGCCGGTCAAGCGCGATGGCGAGAAGGTGGGCAGAAACGATCCCTGTCCCTGCGGCAGCGGAAAGAAATACAAGAAATGCTGCGGCAGGTAATGATGCTTGAATTCCTGCCCGGATTTTTTATAATAGGGATATCAAACAATGGCATTATTGGAAAATGTGTTTATATTTTTTATTAAATACGATTTATCAAAATTTTTGTCACCGGGAGGGATACTATGACCGGGTACGACCCGGAGACAGAAGAAAAGGTGGTCTCCGAGACCGAGCAAGAAGTGACGGAGCCGCCCATGTATCGTGTGCTTTTGCACAACGACGATTACACGACAATGGAATTTGTTGTGGAATTGCTGATGTATATTTTTAACAAATCCCTTGAGGAGGCCACCCAAATCATGCTGAATGTGCACCGCAGCGGCAAAGGGGTTTGCGGTATCTATACCTATGAAGTGGCAGAGACCAAGGTCGAAATGGTGCATCAGCTTGCCAAAGAACGGGGCTTTCCGTTGAAAAGTACGATGGAAAAGGTGTAGCGAAAATGATCAGTAAAGGTCTTAGCGCAATATTGAGTTATGCAGTGAAAGAGGCCCGCAAGCGGCGCCACGAATATGTGTGCGTGGAGCATATCCTGTATGCCATTGTGCACGACAGCGGCGGCATAGAGATTATTGAAAGCTGCGGCGGCAATATCGAAAACATCCAAAACGAGCTGGAGCGGTTTTTCAACGAGAAGATGGAGCGTGTGCCCGAGGATCAGGAGTATGTGCTGCAGCAGACCATGCGCTTTCAGCGGGTGATCCAGCGGGCGGTCAACCATGCCCGGTCCGCTGAAAAGGATTCGGTATATATCGGCGATATCCTGGCCTCCATCCTGGAAGAAAAAAATTCCCATGCTGCCTATTTCATGGCGGCCGAGGGGATTACCCGGCTGGATGTGTTAAACGTGATTTCCCACGGCATCCGGGGCGAGCACTTCAAGGAAGGGGATGCGCCGGAAGGCGGCGTGGTCACCGAGAAAAAAGGCAAAAAGAAAACCGATCCCCTGGAAGCCTTTACCATCGATCTGGTGGACCGGGCATTGAAGGGAAAGCTCGACCCCCTGATCGGCCGGGAGGCGGAAATGGACCGGACCGTCCAGGTGCTCTGCCGCCGCCGCAAAAACAACCCGGTGTTTGTGGGCGATCCGGGGGTCGGAAAAACCGCCATGGCCGAGGGCCTGGCCCAGCGTATCGCCAACGGCGACATGCCGGATATACTGGCGGAAGCCCGGATTTATTCCCTGGATCTGGGGGCGCTTTTGGCCGGCACCAAGTATCGCGGGGATTTTGAGCAGCGGCTTAAATCGGTGATCGCCTCGCTCCAGCGAAAAACCAATGCGATCCTGTTTATCGATGAGATCCATACCATTGTGGGCGCGGGTGCGACGAGCAGCGGCTCCATGGATGCATCCAATATCCTGAAGCCGTCCCTGGTGACGGGGGAACTGCGCTGCATCGGCTCAACCACCTACGAGGAGTTTAAGAACTTCTTTGAAAAGGACCGGGCGTTTTCCCGGCGGTTTGAAAAGATCGAGATCGCCGAGCCGTCAACCGCGGATGCCGTGAAGATCCTGAAGGGCCTGAAATCCTATTATGAGGATCATCACCAGATTGAATACACGGAAAAATCTCTGAAATCGGCGGCGGAATTGTCCGCCAAATATATCAATGAGCGGTTTTTACCGGATAAGGCCATTGACGTGATTGATGAAGCCGGGGTGCTGCTGCGCCTGACCGGCGCCTCAAACCGCAAGCGGGTCCAGCCGACGGATATTGAAAAAGTCGTGTCCAAGATGGCCCGCATCCCCACGGAAAGCGTCACCTCCTCGGATCGAAACAACCTGGAAAATCTGGCGGAGCGCCTGCAATCTAAAATTTTCGGGCAGGATTCGGCCATTGCATCCTTGACAAAAGCCATCAAGCGCTCGCGCGCCGGACTTTCCGCACCTGAGCGGCCCATCGGCTCGTTTCTGTTTACCGGCCCGACCGGTGTGGGAAAAACCGAGGTGGCCCGGCAGATTGCATATCAGCTCGGCATTCAGTTTCTGCGGTTTGATATGAGCGAATACATGGAAAAACATGCCGTGGCCCGGCTGATCGGCGCCCCGCCTGGATACATCGGGTTTGATCAGGGGGGGCTGCTGACCGATCAGATCCGCAAATATCCTTACAGCGTGCTGCTTTTGGACGAGATCGAGAAGGCGCACATGGATATGTACAATATCCTTCTGCAGGTCATGGATCATGCGGCATTAACCGATAATAACGGAAAAACCGCGGATTTTCGAAACGTGATCCTGATCATGACATCCAATGCCGGGGCACGGGAGATGGCCAGTACATCCATCGGTTTTGGCAGTGATGCCCGGACCGATCCGGGCAGCAAGGGGAAACGGGCGGTGGAGCAGTTTTTCAGTCCGGAATTCAGAAACCGGCTGGATGATACGATTACATTTAATTCCTTGAATACCGATATCATGGTGCAGGTGGTGGATAAGTTCATCGAGGAGATGAGGCCGCAGCTTGAGGCCAAGAAAGTGCGCCTCCGACTCTCAGATGCCACCCGGCGCTGGCTGGCCAGAAAGGGCCATGACCCCACTTTCGGCGCCCGGCCCCTGGATCGGGTCATCCAGAGGGAAATCAAGGATGTGCTGACGGATCAGATCCTTTTCGGCAACCTCACCAAAGGCGGCGACGTCTTTGTCAAGGTCAAGGATGACAGGCTGATATTTTCCTACTCATAGCCGACTATGCCGATTTTTCGCCTGTCAGACAAGGTGTCTTTTCCGCCCCCCCATTTCGCCGGCCGGGAAGGCCTGCTGGCGGTGGGGGGCGACCTCAGCACCGAACGGCTTCTGCTGGCCTACCGAATGGGGATTTTCCCCTGGTTTTCAGACAGTGATCCGATTTTGTGGTGGTCTCCGGATCCCCGCCTTGTGCTATATCCGCAGGATATTCATGTGCCCAAACGGCTCCGCCGGACAATCCGGCAGGGTGTGTTTAACGTTACAAGCGATACGGCGTTTGAACACGTGATCCAGCGCTGCGCCCGGATCCGTATGGAAAGCGGCGAAGGCACCTGGATTACGGATGCCATGATTAAAGCCTACTGCCGCCTGTTTGCGGCCGGATATGCCCATTCCGTGGAAACCTGGCAGAACGGAAACCTGGTGGGCGGCCTCTACGGGGTCTCACTTGGCGGGTGTTTTTTTGGCGAATCCATGTTCTCGGAGGTAAGCGAGGCCTCCAAAGTGGCGCTGGTTTCACTTTGCATGTTTCTTCAGGCGCATGAATTTGATATGGTGGATTGCCAGCTTACCACAGCACATCTTTTATGGATGGGCGCGCAGGAAATCAGCCGAACCGCTTTTTTAAAGCACCTGCAGCTATCCATGCGGAAAAAAACGTTAAGGGGGCCGTGGGCGGTTCGGCTGCCGGATTTTAACGGACGCTCCGGGACGCCCGCCGCCAACCAGCAGCCGCTCCATCAATAAAATCGTGGGGCGGACAAGCGCCGGCGCATCCGCCGAACCCCTGCAACCGCAGTTGCATTAAAGGGAGGAGAGAATGGCACAGGACTGCATATTCTGCAAAATCATTGATGGGGAGATCCCCACCGAATTCGTCCATCAGGATGACAACCTCGTGGTCTTTAAGGACATTAACCCCCTGGCGCCGGTCCATCTGTTAATTGTGCCGAAACGGCACATCCGCGGCATCAATGATTTAGCGGATGGAGACCGGGAGATTCTGGCGGAACTCATCTTGATGGCCCGTGATATGGCCAAACGGTTCTCGATTGATAAGTCCGGGTATCGAATATTTTTCAATGTGGAAAAAGGCGGGGGCCAGGAAGTTTTCCACCTCCACATGCATATGATCGGCGGCTGGGAGTAGCCGGAGTGGCTAAGAAATCGCCGGTCTTTGAAAAGATTTACCGGGATTACCTGGATCAGGTCGCAGCCCTTGATTTGTCGGGAAAAGAGGAGCTGTTAGGCATCCGCCGGAGCGAAGAGGGCATATGGGTTCCTTTTTTTAACCGGCAGTTTTGTGTTGCCTCCACAGGCATCACCGATGCTTCGGGCCGGCAGCCGATCCATGCGGTGAGCGTGGGGCTTTGCCGGTATTTGATTTTATGCCCGGACAGGCTTCCGGAAAGCGGCACGGAATGGGTGTCTTACCGGGGTTTCAAGGATGCCGCCCCATTTGCCGCGGCATTTGCCAAAAATACGGAAGCGGCCATTGCGGAAAATTTCGCCGGTCGGCTGACGGAGCTTGAGGCGGCTGGCCGGGAATTGGGCGGGGCCCCCATTGAAACGGATCTGTCCTATGATCTGACCCTGCGGTTCGATGGACTGCCCCGCGTGCCGGTATTTCTGCTGTTCAATGATGCGGATGATGAGTTCGGCGCCGAATGCTCGGTGCTTTTTGAAAAACGGGCGGAGGCGTTTCTGGACATGGAGTGCCTGGCCATTGTGGGCTGGCTGCTTTCCGATTACCTGGCTCAGGCCGCCGGGATAGGAGATAAGACGCTGATATAGGCTGCGGATTAATTTTTCCAGATTGTCATTCCGAGGAGCGAGAGCGGGGCTGAATAATGACAACCGAAATGATATATTGAAAAGGGGGCTTCTAAGTAACTTCACAGGTTTTAGGTTTTGGGTATTAGGTATTAGGTCAATGAAATCAAGAATTTATGGTCGGCACGGTGGCCGACCCTACGATGAATCGGGTTTTTCCTCATTCGTAGGGCGGGCCACCGTGCCCGCCTGAAAAATAGATAGAACAAATTTACCGTGCCTTAGTGCCTTTAAAGTTATTAGGCTCACTCCCGGGCGCACGGCCCGGTGGTAGGAATACTCCTAAGTTATTGAAGAAGGGATTTGCATTGGGAAAAACAGTTGCTGAGAAAATATTTGACGCGCATGTCGTGGATAACCCGGCGGGCGATATTTACGTGCTCCGACTGGACGCGGTGTTCTGCCACGAGATCACCACGCCCGTTGCCATAAATGACTTAGTCCGGCGCGGCAAGGACCGGGTGTTTGATCCCACCAAAATCAAGGCGGTGATCGACCATGTCACGCCGGCCAAGGATTCCAAGACCGCGCTTCAGGGAAAAATCGTCCGGGACTGGGCCCGGCGGCACAATATCCCGGACTTTTTTGATATCGGCAGAAACGGGGTTTGCCACGCCATATTTCCGGAAAAAGGGTTTGCGCGCCCCGGCTATACCATCATCATGGGCGATTCGCACACCTGCACCCACGGGGCCTTTGGCGCATTTGCCGCAGGCGTTGGCACCACGGATTTAGAGGTGGGGATTTTAAAAGGGGTGTGTGCCTTCAAATACCCCGGCACCATCAAAATCGAAGTAACCGGCGACCTGCCGGCCGGCGTGTATGCCAAGGATGTCATCCTCTCTATTATCGGTAAAATCGGGGTAAGCGGGGCCACCAACAAGGTGATCGAGTTCACCGGAGCGGTGATCGAAAATATGAGCATGGAGGCACGAATGACCGTCTCCAACATGGCGGTTGAGGCCGGCGCCACCTGCGGCATCTGCTACCCGGACAAGACCACAGTGGATTACCTCTGGCCCTATATTCAAACGGAGTTCGATTCCAAGCAAGCAGCGCTTGCCGCCTATCAGGCGTTTCTGCCGGATGCGGATGCCCCCTATGATGAAATCATTACCATTGACGCGGCGCGCCTGGAACCCATGGTTACCTATGGCTATAAGCCTGAGAATGTGACGCCTGTATCTGAAATGGCCGGCACACCGGTGGACCAGGTCTATATCGGCTCCTGCACCAACGGCCGGCTGGAGGACCTGCGCGTGGCCGCGGAAGTGTTAAAGGGCCGGCGGATCAGCGATTCGGTGCGCGGCATTGTATCCCCGGCAACGCCCGGGGTCTATCAGCAGGCCCTGGAAGAAGGGATTATCAAAATTTTTATGGATGCGGGCTTTTGCGTGACCAACCCCACCTGCGGCGCGTGCCTGGGCATGAGCAACGGCGTGCTGGCCGAGGGTGAGGTCTGTGCCTCCACCACCAACCGAAATTTTTCCGGCCGGATGGGCAAGGGCGGCATGGTGCATCTGATGAGCCCGGCCACCGCCGCGGCAACAGCCATTGCCGGTGAAATCAGCAATGCGAACCCCTATAACGGCTAAGGAATTTATATATGACAGATTTCTCTGGAAAGGTCCTTTTTCTGGACCGCTCGGATATTAATACCGATGAGATCATTCCGGCCCGCTATTTAACCGAAATCACCAAAGAAGCATTAAAGCCGCATCTTCTGGAAGACCTTGATCTGGATGGGTTTGACCCGGCACGCGACATCCCGGGAAAATCCGTAATTGTCACACGCGCCAATTTCGGCTGCGGCTCCTCCCGGGAACATGCCCCGTGGGCCCTCGAGGTAAACGGCATCCAAATAGTGATTGCCGAGAGTTTCGCCCGGATCTTCCGGCAGAACATGTTCAACTGCGGTATGATGGCGGTGGAGCTTGAGAAACCGGCCATTGATAAGTTGTTCGCAGATTTTTCTGGTAAAGAGGCTTTCTTTGAAACGGATTTGGCGAACAGCCGGTTTATCATCTCCGCTGACGGGCAAAGCGCCGAATTCGGCTTTTCAATATCCGATTTTGACCGGTCCCTGATAGAGGCCGGCGGGTGGGTTGAGTATGCGGATGCCCATTATTAAAAGGAGGTTTGATGGCTGACAATCATTTCATTCATATGACCCCGGCGCAGTATCAAGCTTACCTCAGCTCAAAAAATGAAAAGGATTTTTTGCTTGTTGACGTCCGGCAGCCGCAGGAATACGAACAAACCCATATTCCCGGGGCTTCGCTGATGCCGCTTTCCGATTTTGAATCCCGGGTTTTTGAACTGCCGACTGACAAGGAACTGATATTTTACTGCACGTCCGGCAATCGCTCGCAGATGGCGGCCATGCTGGCCGGTGAGGCAGAGATCACGGAAAAGCCGATTTATCATTTAGCCGGCGGCATTCTGGCGTGGACCGGCAAAACCGTCACAGATTTCCCGAAAGTTAAGATCTTCACCTCAGCCGCCAGTTTCGAAGAATTGCTTTATACCGCCATGGATATGGAACGCGGTGCAGAGCGGTTTTATCAGTACATGCGGGATCAATATTCGGATTATCCCTTCGCCAAAACCTTTGATCAGCTCTCAAAGGTTGAAACCGCGCATGCCCGGATCATCTATGACGTTTACAGGAAAACCGCGGCTGCCGAACCGGAATCCTTTGATGTTTTTTACGAAAAACTCCAAGGGGAAATTCTGGAGGGCGGCGAGGGCCTGGCGGAAATGATACCCAGGCTTGAATCGATTGACAGCCATGTCTGCGCCTCGCTTATGGAGATCGCTTTAAATATCGAGTATGCGGCCTATGATTTATACCGCACCGCTGCTGCGGATCATGTGGAAAGCCGGGAAGCCGCCGATCTTTTCTTAAATATTGCCCAGGCCGAGAAAACCCACATGCGCATGATCGCCAAGGCCCTGGCGGATTGCGGGTAACGGGTTTAACCGTCTTACTCTTAATCTTACTCTTACTTTAAAAAGGGAATAAACTTCGCAAATCCAATGAAGCAATTTGAATCATTATTTGAAGAGCTTTCAGAAAAAGTCCGCCGGAATGATCCGGCCTCCGGGACGGTCCGGCTGGTCCAGGAAGGAAAGCACGCCATCGGCAAAAAGCTTCTGGAAGAAGCCGGTGAATCCTGGATGGCGGCGGAATATGAATCCGCGGACAAAACCGCCGAGGAGCTTTCCCAGCTTCTATACCATGTCCAGGTCATGATGCTTGCCTGCGGACTGACGCTTGAAGATGTATACCGGTATTTATAGAATTGAATTTTGAGCCCCTTTTATTTTCCGCAAAAATACGGCCGCGGCGGCATAAATAGCTTTTTAGCAACTTTTCGCCTGGGTTTTGCTGTCCTGCTGATTTTTTTAAGTATTGTTGCCGGCTGTGAACAGGTGGTCTCTGAAGACGCCCGGGAGCGGTTTGAAAACCGGAACAATCCTTTTTCGGTCACGATTTTTCCTATTCATATCATTGCCGGCAGCGAACTTGAACACGATGCGGCGCTGGCCCGCCGGCTTTCTGAATTTTTGAAATCGAAACAATTGGCTGAGCCGAAAGTATCTG
The DNA window shown above is from Desulfobacterales bacterium and carries:
- the aat gene encoding leucyl/phenylalanyl-tRNA--protein transferase; amino-acid sequence: MPIFRLSDKVSFPPPHFAGREGLLAVGGDLSTERLLLAYRMGIFPWFSDSDPILWWSPDPRLVLYPQDIHVPKRLRRTIRQGVFNVTSDTAFEHVIQRCARIRMESGEGTWITDAMIKAYCRLFAAGYAHSVETWQNGNLVGGLYGVSLGGCFFGESMFSEVSEASKVALVSLCMFLQAHEFDMVDCQLTTAHLLWMGAQEISRTAFLKHLQLSMRKKTLRGPWAVRLPDFNGRSGTPAANQQPLHQ
- a CDS encoding histidine triad nucleotide-binding protein; this translates as MAQDCIFCKIIDGEIPTEFVHQDDNLVVFKDINPLAPVHLLIVPKRHIRGINDLADGDREILAELILMARDMAKRFSIDKSGYRIFFNVEKGGGQEVFHLHMHMIGGWE
- a CDS encoding DUF3786 domain-containing protein, whose product is MAKKSPVFEKIYRDYLDQVAALDLSGKEELLGIRRSEEGIWVPFFNRQFCVASTGITDASGRQPIHAVSVGLCRYLILCPDRLPESGTEWVSYRGFKDAAPFAAAFAKNTEAAIAENFAGRLTELEAAGRELGGAPIETDLSYDLTLRFDGLPRVPVFLLFNDADDEFGAECSVLFEKRAEAFLDMECLAIVGWLLSDYLAQAAGIGDKTLI
- a CDS encoding 3-isopropylmalate dehydratase large subunit, whose protein sequence is MGKTVAEKIFDAHVVDNPAGDIYVLRLDAVFCHEITTPVAINDLVRRGKDRVFDPTKIKAVIDHVTPAKDSKTALQGKIVRDWARRHNIPDFFDIGRNGVCHAIFPEKGFARPGYTIIMGDSHTCTHGAFGAFAAGVGTTDLEVGILKGVCAFKYPGTIKIEVTGDLPAGVYAKDVILSIIGKIGVSGATNKVIEFTGAVIENMSMEARMTVSNMAVEAGATCGICYPDKTTVDYLWPYIQTEFDSKQAALAAYQAFLPDADAPYDEIITIDAARLEPMVTYGYKPENVTPVSEMAGTPVDQVYIGSCTNGRLEDLRVAAEVLKGRRISDSVRGIVSPATPGVYQQALEEGIIKIFMDAGFCVTNPTCGACLGMSNGVLAEGEVCASTTNRNFSGRMGKGGMVHLMSPATAAATAIAGEISNANPYNG
- a CDS encoding 3-isopropylmalate dehydratase small subunit, with amino-acid sequence MTDFSGKVLFLDRSDINTDEIIPARYLTEITKEALKPHLLEDLDLDGFDPARDIPGKSVIVTRANFGCGSSREHAPWALEVNGIQIVIAESFARIFRQNMFNCGMMAVELEKPAIDKLFADFSGKEAFFETDLANSRFIISADGQSAEFGFSISDFDRSLIEAGGWVEYADAHY
- a CDS encoding rhodanese-like domain-containing protein, translated to MADNHFIHMTPAQYQAYLSSKNEKDFLLVDVRQPQEYEQTHIPGASLMPLSDFESRVFELPTDKELIFYCTSGNRSQMAAMLAGEAEITEKPIYHLAGGILAWTGKTVTDFPKVKIFTSAASFEELLYTAMDMERGAERFYQYMRDQYSDYPFAKTFDQLSKVETAHARIIYDVYRKTAAAEPESFDVFYEKLQGEILEGGEGLAEMIPRLESIDSHVCASLMEIALNIEYAAYDLYRTAAADHVESREAADLFLNIAQAEKTHMRMIAKALADCG
- a CDS encoding phosphoribosyl-ATP diphosphatase, which translates into the protein MKQFESLFEELSEKVRRNDPASGTVRLVQEGKHAIGKKLLEEAGESWMAAEYESADKTAEELSQLLYHVQVMMLACGLTLEDVYRYL